The stretch of DNA TCGCGGCCGCCGGGACCACGGTCATGACGGCCGGGTTGACCTTGCGCAGCGTCTTGTCGCCCTTGGACAGGATGGGGGTGAGGATGAGCGCCGTGAGCATCCACACGAGGCCACCGAGGGTCATCGCGGCGAAGCCGATCGCAAAGACCTTCTGGGTGTAGGTGGGGCCGCCGAGCTGCGCACCCTGCGACTGGGCCGCGAGGCCCGCCGCGGCGACGTCGAACGCCGCGGAACCGACAAGGCCGATGCGGGTCAGCACAGCCGGCGTGCTGAAGAGCGGCAGGAGCGAGATCGCGACGAGGGCGACGGCGAGCGAGGGGCCGATCGCGGCGATGCCGCCGCGACGGACCGAGCCCATGACCTGCTTGTCGGTGAGGTTGGCCGAGCCGGCGGCCTTGCGGATCGCACGCAGGTAGATGACGGACTGGAGCACGATGACCGCGAACACGGCTGCCGCGCAGATCCAGAGGACGGGGTGGAAAGACACGGGGCTGATGTCGGTCGAACCCGGGTCGACGGCGAAGCGGTGCATCCGCACTCCTTTGGGTTTCATGTGGTGGCTCAGGTGTGATGCCGATCTAACATGGCTGTGATCTACATCATTACCTATTTCCACCATGGAACGGCATAGGATGTCCAAAAGTCAAGTGGTTTGCCGCGTTTCTGTCGATAACGACGAATGAGCCCTGTGCTCGGCGAAGGCCACCATCACACCAATGTATTGGGCGGGCCCCGGGCCCATGGCCCCGACTTTGCGGGGTTTCGGGTGCGCGCGGCGCGGGCGTGTGCTTAGCTGGCGGAGTGGACGAGCAGGGGAAAGCCGTGGG from Arthrobacter sp. PAMC25564 encodes:
- a CDS encoding DUF5058 family protein translates to MHRFAVDPGSTDISPVSFHPVLWICAAAVFAVIVLQSVIYLRAIRKAAGSANLTDKQVMGSVRRGGIAAIGPSLAVALVAISLLPLFSTPAVLTRIGLVGSAAFDVAAAGLAAQSQGAQLGGPTYTQKVFAIGFAAMTLGGLVWMLTALILTPILSKGDKTLRKVNPAVMTVVPAAAILAAFITLAFTETTKSGVHVLTLVVSAAVMGLCIAGAKYLKKPWLREWGLGIAIFVALAAAFLVTAK